From the genome of Nakamurella flavida:
TCCCTGATCGGCAACACCGCGGTGCTCACCGCGTTGCGCCCGACCGACTTCACCGACGAACGCTTCGGCGTTCCCACCGTCGCCGACATCCTCGCCGAGCTCGACAAGCCCGGTCGTGACCCGCGTCCGGAGTTCCGCACCGCCACCTTCACCGCGGACGTGCAGACCATCGGCGACGTCCGGCCCGGCATGGTGCTGGAGGGCGTCGTCACCAACGTCGCCGCCTTCGGAGCTTTCGTCGACATCGGGGTGCACCAGGACGGCCTCGTGCACGTCAGCGCGCTGGCTGACACCTTCGTGGCCGACCCGCGGGACGTGGTCCGCTCCGGGCAGGTCGTGCGGGTCAAGGTGCTGGAGGTCGACCCGCAGCGCAAGCGCATCTCGCTGACCATGCGCCTGCAGGACCCGGTGGAGGGCGCGGGCCCGGACGGCGCAGGACATGGCGGCTCCGGACGTCGCGACCGGGGGGCCGGACGGGGCGCGCCGGGCGGTGGCGGTACGGGCGCCGGACGGGCGGCCGGTCGGTCGGCCGGCGGCGGCGGGGGACAGTCCGGCGCGGCGGCCACCGAGCGGCGGTCCGACGGCCGGCCGGCCGATCAGAGGCGCGGCCCGCGGCGGGAGGGCGGCACCGGCGGCACGCCGAAGGGTCCCGCCGGTGGGCGCGGGACGGGACAGGACGACCGATCCGGTGACCGTCGGCCCGGTGGGTCGCTGGCCGACGCGCTGCGCCAGGCGGGCTGGCGTCGGGACGGCTGACCCCGGGCGGGGCGGCCCCGCCGATCCCCACCCGTCCTGGGCCGGCCGGCGGGTCGTCCCGTCCCGGGTCCTCAAGCCCGGGGCCGGGGGCAGGGTCGGGGAGCTCCTGTCTGCGGCCGGCCTGCATCGGCCACGACCCGGGGGTGGTGCGACGAACACCGTCGGCGACCCTCGGGTGGGGGGCCGCGCCGGTAGACTTCGGCCACGTGATCACTGCTACCGGACTCGAGCTGCGGGCCGGCGCCCGCATTCTGCTCGCCGACACCAATGTCCGGCTGCAGCACGGCGATCGGATCGGCCTCGTCGGCCGCAACGGCGCCGGGAAGACGACCACCCTGCGGGTGCTGGCCGACGAGGGCATCCCCTACGCCGGGTCGGTGAGCCGGAAGGGACCCATCGGCTACCTCCCGCAGGACCCCCGTGAGGGCGACCTCGACATGATCGCGCGGGATCGGGTGCTGTCCGCCCGCGGGCTCGACGTGATGGTGTCGCAGCTGGCCAAGGTGCAGATCCAGATGTCCGAGCTCACCGGCAGCCAGCTCGACGACGCCACCAACCGGTACGGGCAGATCGAGGAGCGGTTCTCCTCGATGGGCGGGTACGCCGCCGAGTCCGAGGCGGCCCGCATCTGCTCCAACCTCGGTCTGGCCGACCGCATCCTCGAGCAGCCCATGCGCACCCTGTCCGGTGGCCAGCGTCGCCGCGTGGAGCTGGCCCGGATCCTGTTCGCCGCCGAGGCCGATGCCGGTGCCGGCGGGCAGAGCACGCAGCTGCTGCTCGACGAGCCCACCAACCACCTCGACGCCGACTCCATCACCTGGCTGCGCGACTTCCTCAAGACCTTCAGCGGCGGGCTCATCATCATCAGCCACGACGTCGAGCTGCTGGCCGCCGTCGTCAACAAGGTCTGGTTCCTGGACGCCGTGCGCGGCGAGCTCGACGTCTACAACATGACCTGGGGTCGGTACCTCGAGGCTCGGTCCACCGACGAGCAGCGTCGTCGCCGCGAGCGCGCGAACGCCGAGAAGAAGGCCTCGGCGCTGATGCTGCAGGCGGCCAAGCTGGGCGCGAAGGCCACCAAGGCCGCGGCCGCCCACCAGATGGTCAACCGGGCCGAGAAGCTGCTGTCCTCCCTGGACGAGGTGCGGGTCAGCGACAGGGTGGCCAAGATCCGGTTCCCGAACCCGGCGGCCTGCGGCAAGACCCCGCTGACGGCGAGCAACCTGTCGAAGACGTACGGCTCGCTGGAGATCTTCACCGGCGTCGACCTGGCCATCGACCGGGGGAGCCGCGTCGTCGTCCTCGGGTTCAACGGTGCCGGCAAGACCACCCTGCTCAAACTGCTCGGGGGCCGTGAGAAGCCGGACACCGGTGAGGTGGAGGCGGGGCACGGCCTCAAGCTCGGGTACTACGCGCAGGAGCACGAGACCCTGGACCCGGACGCCACCGTGTGGGAGAACACCCGACACGCAGCACCCGACGCGAACGCCCAGGAGCTGCGAAACCTGTTGGGCACCTTCCTGTTCACCAGTGAGCAGATGGACCAGCCGGCCGGCACGCTGTCCGGTGGCGAGAAGACCCGGCTGGCGTTGGCCGGTCTGGTCTCCTCCGCCGCGAACGTGCTGCTGCTCGACGAGCCGACCAACAACCTCGATCCCGCCTCGCGTGAGCAGGTCCTCGACGCCCTGCGCCGGTACGCCGGCGCCGTCGTCCTGGTCACCCACGATCCGGGTGCGGTGTCCGCCCTGCATCCCGAGCGGGTCATCCTCCTGCCCGACGGGACCGAGGACCACTGGTCGGCCGACTACCTCGAACTGGTCGAACTGGCCTGAGGCCGGCGCGCACCCCTGCCCGACGCGGCACCCCGACGCGGGGACCCGGCCTGCCCGTGGGGGACCGGGGAGAACACGCCGTCGGCGACGCCGGGAGGCGGCCCCCGGCACTCCGAGGATCTTCCTGCCCGAACCCGCATGAAAATGTGCCCGTTTGTCTGCCCGTTTGATGCCCGAGTGAACGTTCACCCAGGCGCGAATCGTCGTGCCGGTGTCGGGCCACAGAGCCGAGTGGGCGCAGGTGAACGCCGTGAACTCATGATCATCGCGCGGTCGGGTGATGCTCGCCGTTGATGCCCGTTCTCGGCTTCGAAGCGTGATGCAAACTGGCGCGGGAGGGTGATCTGCTCGAAGATTGACGCGCTGAGGGGTCCGCACAGGGCAGACCACCGTCGACCGCAGCAGCCAGGGAGAGGTGGGGGTACGTGGCTACCGACACGACCACATCGCCAGCATCACGGGCGCGAGCGAAAACCACCCTGAAGAAGGGTGCCCGCATCACCGGGGTCGCTCGGGAGAAACTCGCCGCGGATCTGCGCAAGAAGTACGAAAAGGGGCAGAGCATTCGGGCGCTCGCCGAGGGGACCGGACGGTCCTACGGTTTCGTGCACCGCTTGCTGATGGACGCCGAAGTGCCCTTGCGCGGCCGGGGCGGGGCGACCCGCAAGAAGAAGTAGGTCGACACCAGGACTCCCTCCGCACACGGAGCGGGCGGAATCCCGGCGTCGATCGGCATCAGGGCACCGGGCGGAGGACAGACCGCCCGGTGCCCTTCTGCGTCCGGCCGCTGCCGCCCGGCGGGGGAGCGGGAGCGCCGGGGATCGCCGTGCTGGGCCGGACGTCCGGACAAGCGTTGTGATGCAACGGATCTGAGAGCGTCGCCAGGTCGTGGGGGAACGGCGCCCCGGTGGGTCGCTCGGGATGGAAGGCTGGGGTGATGTCCGAAACCCCTCCGTCCGCCCTCACCACCCCGAGCGGCTCCGACGGTCTCGACGTCATCATGTCCGGCACCGTCTTCTTCGACATGGTGCTCACCGGTCTGCCGTCCCTTCCTTCGGCAGGCACCGAACTGCCGGCCGAGGGAATGGGCGCCTGTCCCGGGGGAATCGCCAATCTGGCCGTCGCCGCCACGCGATTGGGCCTGCGCACGGGGCTCGCGTCCTCCTTCGGCGACGACGTGTACGGCGATTTCCTGTGGCGCACCCTCGTCGAGGAAGGGGTCGATCTCTCCCTTTCCCGACGCATCGATCAGTGGCATTCACCGGTGACGGTCTCCCTGGCCGTGCACCGCGACCGGGCGATGGTCACCCATGCCCACGATTCACCGCTGTCGGCCGCCGACCTGCTGGGCGACCCGCCCCCCGCCGCGGCGGGCGTGGTGCACCTGGGTGAACAGCCCGAACCCTGGGTGGCGCAGGCCCGGGCTCACGGAACGTTGCTCTTCGGGGACGTCGGCTGGGACGCCACGGAGCAGTGGCCCACCTCGACGCTCACGCAGTTGGCGGATCTGCACGCGTTCCTGCCCAACAGCACCGAGGCGATGGCCTACACCCGCACCGAGGACCCGCGAGCCGCGCTCATGCATCTGGCCGATCTGGTGCCCATTGTGGTGGTGACCTGCGGTGGTCAGGGTTCCATCGGCCTGGACGCGTTGACCGGCGAGGAGGAATGGGTGCCCTCCCTGCCGGTGAACGCCGTCGACGCCACCGGAGCCGGGGACGTCTTCGCCGCGGCCTTCATCGCCGGCACCCTGCGCGAGTGGCCGCTGCGGACCCGGATGGCCTTCGCCAACCTGTGTGCGGCGTTGTCGGTGCAGCAGGTCGGTGGCTCCCTGGCCGCACCGGGCTGGGGCGACGTGAGCGACTGGATCGCCGGTGTCCGCAAGCAGGCTGCCGCGGGCTCGCGATCGGCAGCCGTTCTCGCCCACGGGTACGAGTTCCTCGACGAGGCCATCCCGGAGGGCCCCCGCAATGCCGTACGGAGAGCCGGCGCGACCATCGCCCGCTTCTCCGACGCCTGAGCCCCCGCCCGGACGGGCCGGTGCGCACGAACCGTCCGAGGTAGTGAGAGGGTGGAGGCTGCTCACCGATCAGGAGGACTCCATGTCGTTGGCCGCCAAACTGCGCCGTGCCCCGGGCCGCATCGCCGCCGGTTCGTACATTCTCAATTCCGGGCTGGGCAAGCTGAAGGGTGACCAGGCGACCGCCACGGCCATCCACGGCCAGGCCGCCGGTGCCTACCCCGTCCTGCACAAGGTGCAGCCCAGCATCTTCCTCAAGGGTCTGGCCGTCGGGGAGGTCGTCGTCGGTGCGGCGCTGCTCGCCCCGATCGTCCCCGCCGGACTCGCCGGGATCGCCCTGACCGGGTTCGCCGGGAGCCTCCTCGGCTTCTACATCCGGACGCCCGGCGTGCACGACAAGTACCTGCGCCCCACCCCCGGGGGCATCGCCCTGGCCAAGGACGTGTGGCTGGCCGGGATCGGGATCGGTCTGGTCATCGACGCCGCCCTCAGCGAGTCCCCGGTGACCCGCACCGACTGACCTGCTCAGCATCCTGTCGACC
Proteins encoded in this window:
- a CDS encoding ABC-F family ATP-binding cassette domain-containing protein, translated to MITATGLELRAGARILLADTNVRLQHGDRIGLVGRNGAGKTTTLRVLADEGIPYAGSVSRKGPIGYLPQDPREGDLDMIARDRVLSARGLDVMVSQLAKVQIQMSELTGSQLDDATNRYGQIEERFSSMGGYAAESEAARICSNLGLADRILEQPMRTLSGGQRRRVELARILFAAEADAGAGGQSTQLLLDEPTNHLDADSITWLRDFLKTFSGGLIIISHDVELLAAVVNKVWFLDAVRGELDVYNMTWGRYLEARSTDEQRRRRERANAEKKASALMLQAAKLGAKATKAAAAHQMVNRAEKLLSSLDEVRVSDRVAKIRFPNPAACGKTPLTASNLSKTYGSLEIFTGVDLAIDRGSRVVVLGFNGAGKTTLLKLLGGREKPDTGEVEAGHGLKLGYYAQEHETLDPDATVWENTRHAAPDANAQELRNLLGTFLFTSEQMDQPAGTLSGGEKTRLALAGLVSSAANVLLLDEPTNNLDPASREQVLDALRRYAGAVVLVTHDPGAVSALHPERVILLPDGTEDHWSADYLELVELA
- a CDS encoding helix-turn-helix domain-containing protein; translation: MATDTTTSPASRARAKTTLKKGARITGVAREKLAADLRKKYEKGQSIRALAEGTGRSYGFVHRLLMDAEVPLRGRGGATRKKK
- a CDS encoding carbohydrate kinase family protein — protein: MSETPPSALTTPSGSDGLDVIMSGTVFFDMVLTGLPSLPSAGTELPAEGMGACPGGIANLAVAATRLGLRTGLASSFGDDVYGDFLWRTLVEEGVDLSLSRRIDQWHSPVTVSLAVHRDRAMVTHAHDSPLSAADLLGDPPPAAAGVVHLGEQPEPWVAQARAHGTLLFGDVGWDATEQWPTSTLTQLADLHAFLPNSTEAMAYTRTEDPRAALMHLADLVPIVVVTCGGQGSIGLDALTGEEEWVPSLPVNAVDATGAGDVFAAAFIAGTLREWPLRTRMAFANLCAALSVQQVGGSLAAPGWGDVSDWIAGVRKQAAAGSRSAAVLAHGYEFLDEAIPEGPRNAVRRAGATIARFSDA